The following proteins are encoded in a genomic region of Desulfosporosinus youngiae DSM 17734:
- a CDS encoding Mrp/NBP35 family ATP-binding protein, with protein MSESCSSCAAAGSCNTESCSSAPQLTKAQKASNVKKVIAVMSGKGGVGKSSVTSMLAVSLMRQGYKVGVLDSDITGPSIPKIFGIKERAGASQGGIIAPTSRGGIKIMSLNLMIENEDDPVILRGPLITQVVNQFWTDVIWGQLDYLLIDMPPGTGDVAITIFQSLPINGVVMVTSPQALANMVVRKAIKMVRNYEPPIYGLIENMAYVQCPDCNKKIEVFGKPQGEAEAKRSSLPFLGALPLDPVLATLSDEGKIEDYQSPEFDQIALNLAEQIKQGNENIFA; from the coding sequence GTGAGCGAGTCATGTAGCAGCTGTGCTGCAGCAGGTTCATGCAACACAGAGAGTTGTTCTAGTGCGCCCCAATTAACCAAAGCTCAGAAAGCCAGTAACGTTAAGAAAGTTATTGCGGTCATGAGTGGAAAAGGTGGAGTCGGTAAATCGTCGGTAACAAGCATGCTGGCCGTAAGCCTTATGCGCCAAGGATATAAAGTAGGGGTATTGGACTCGGACATAACCGGCCCAAGTATTCCTAAGATCTTCGGGATTAAAGAAAGAGCGGGTGCCAGCCAGGGCGGCATTATTGCACCTACTAGCCGTGGCGGCATTAAAATCATGTCCCTAAATCTGATGATTGAAAATGAAGATGATCCGGTAATTTTACGCGGGCCATTGATTACTCAGGTTGTCAATCAGTTTTGGACGGATGTTATCTGGGGACAGCTGGATTATCTCTTAATTGATATGCCTCCCGGTACCGGGGACGTAGCTATCACAATCTTCCAATCCCTGCCGATTAATGGAGTTGTAATGGTAACAAGCCCGCAGGCTCTGGCCAATATGGTGGTACGTAAAGCAATCAAGATGGTCAGAAACTATGAACCGCCTATTTATGGGTTAATTGAAAATATGGCTTATGTTCAATGCCCGGATTGCAATAAAAAGATTGAGGTCTTCGGGAAACCTCAAGGGGAAGCAGAAGCTAAGCGCTCATCTCTTCCATTCTTAGGTGCACTTCCTCTTGATCCTGTTTTAGCGACCTTATCGGACGAGGGGAAAATCGAAGACTATCAATCACCGGAGTTTGATCAGATTGCACTTAACTTAGCAGAACAGATTAAGCAGGGCAATGAAA
- a CDS encoding NifB/NifX family molybdenum-iron cluster-binding protein has protein sequence MAKKIAIPTNGEDLDPHFGRAAGFTVFEIEGNEARFVELLSSTGLQHQHAGLANMFKSKGVEVLVCGGIGGGMINGLHAVGLEVVSGASGKVADVAKRYASGQIVSTNVVCSHDHGHEHGHHHH, from the coding sequence ATGGCAAAGAAAATAGCAATTCCAACAAACGGTGAAGATTTAGATCCGCATTTCGGACGAGCTGCTGGGTTCACAGTGTTTGAAATCGAGGGAAATGAGGCTCGTTTTGTTGAATTACTAAGTTCGACAGGTCTTCAGCATCAGCATGCAGGTCTTGCCAATATGTTCAAAAGTAAAGGGGTCGAAGTCCTCGTATGCGGTGGTATCGGCGGAGGCATGATTAATGGTCTTCATGCGGTAGGACTTGAGGTTGTTTCGGGCGCATCGGGGAAAGTAGCTGATGTGGCGAAACGGTATGCTTCAGGTCAGATTGTCAGTACGAATGTGGTTTGTTCACACGATCATGGTCATGAGCATGGTCACCATCATCACTGA
- a CDS encoding DUF134 domain-containing protein: protein MPRQRCCGLIDDAIVCQTFIPLGQSCLEEVNIKLEELEAIRLKDKVGLDQAECAASMGVSRATFQRILGSARSKIASALVEGRPIIIRGGHYLMKNRVFECVGCGHVWEAASCAAGGKYGYEISCPMCGSMKKMRLNNCHQERNI, encoded by the coding sequence ATGCCAAGGCAACGTTGTTGTGGCCTGATCGACGATGCAATAGTCTGCCAAACGTTTATTCCTCTTGGACAATCCTGTTTGGAAGAGGTAAACATTAAGCTGGAGGAATTAGAGGCCATTCGTCTTAAAGACAAAGTGGGTTTGGATCAAGCCGAGTGTGCAGCGTCTATGGGGGTTTCCAGAGCTACGTTTCAGCGAATTTTAGGTTCTGCCAGATCAAAAATTGCTTCTGCATTAGTAGAAGGACGGCCTATAATCATTCGAGGTGGTCATTATTTGATGAAAAACCGGGTGTTTGAGTGTGTAGGATGCGGACATGTCTGGGAAGCTGCATCCTGTGCAGCAGGGGGTAAATATGGGTATGAGATCTCTTGCCCGATGTGTGGGAGCATGAAAAAAATGAGGCTCAACAACTGTCATCAAGAAAGGAATATCTAA
- a CDS encoding metal-sensitive transcriptional regulator: MKEVDPEEVQKILTRLKTVRGHIAGVERMIEEDKSCEDILLQLVAIRSAVHKTSVIIAKHYASSCLLEAIDSGEDRQEVLSKAIETLMTLNQ, from the coding sequence TTGAAAGAAGTCGATCCCGAAGAAGTTCAAAAAATTCTTACGCGTCTGAAGACTGTGCGCGGGCATATAGCAGGAGTAGAACGCATGATAGAGGAGGATAAGAGTTGTGAAGACATATTATTGCAGCTTGTCGCTATCCGCTCTGCAGTGCATAAAACCTCTGTTATAATAGCAAAACATTATGCAAGTTCCTGTCTGCTGGAGGCCATTGACTCAGGGGAGGATCGTCAAGAGGTCCTAAGCAAGGCCATTGAAACTCTCATGACATTAAATCAATAA
- a CDS encoding lytic transglycosylase domain-containing protein has protein sequence MAIKKRWANGKTVSLMIILTVLLGYSIFQLSDLQKIIYPYPHRTIIEKYAAQYGVDPLFVLAVIREESKFLPQSESYKGAKGLMQLMPSTAQSIAESIGDKAYTDEDLLNPEKNIQYGTWYLASLQKLFSNNRTLVIAAYNGGRGHVKEWIDTGQIDPENIRQQDIPFKETRDHVERVLNSYQKYIKLYRT, from the coding sequence ATGGCCATAAAGAAGCGTTGGGCAAATGGAAAAACAGTAAGTTTAATGATTATTTTGACGGTCCTATTGGGTTATAGTATATTTCAATTATCGGACCTGCAGAAGATTATCTATCCATATCCGCATCGGACAATCATAGAAAAGTATGCCGCTCAGTATGGAGTAGATCCTTTGTTTGTGCTTGCCGTAATCCGTGAGGAAAGCAAGTTTCTTCCCCAATCAGAATCCTATAAGGGTGCCAAAGGTTTAATGCAGCTGATGCCCAGCACAGCCCAATCGATTGCTGAAAGTATTGGGGATAAAGCCTATACTGACGAGGATTTACTGAACCCTGAGAAGAATATTCAATATGGAACCTGGTACCTTGCAAGTCTGCAAAAGTTATTCTCTAATAATCGTACCTTAGTGATCGCCGCTTATAATGGTGGAAGAGGTCATGTAAAGGAATGGATTGACACCGGTCAAATTGATCCTGAAAATATTCGTCAACAAGATATTCCCTTTAAAGAAACCCGGGATCATGTAGAGCGTGTTTTGAATAGTTATCAGAAATATATTAAACTTTACCGTACATAA
- the coaE gene encoding dephospho-CoA kinase (Dephospho-CoA kinase (CoaE) performs the final step in coenzyme A biosynthesis.): MVNIGLTGGIGSGKSTVAQWFIKQGVPVLDADKTVHRLLQSDQRTILRLIEEFGPDIQAENGQIDRSRLGNVVFKDDDARKRLERIVHPRVVESMNEERDALSNNGALACVWDVPLLYEAGFDKFVDEVWVVWVPRDIQISRVLARDKLSLDEVEARISAQGSLEEKRQRADIVIDNSGSESQTTAQLEDAWEKLLQRQTDYQS, translated from the coding sequence ATGGTGAACATTGGACTGACCGGCGGAATCGGAAGCGGCAAATCCACAGTGGCCCAATGGTTTATAAAGCAGGGAGTACCAGTATTGGATGCCGACAAAACGGTACACCGTTTGCTGCAATCAGATCAAAGAACTATTTTAAGACTCATCGAAGAATTTGGCCCGGACATTCAAGCTGAAAATGGACAAATCGATCGCTCCAGATTGGGAAACGTGGTTTTTAAGGATGATGATGCACGAAAGCGCTTAGAGCGCATCGTGCACCCTCGCGTGGTGGAAAGTATGAATGAAGAAAGAGATGCCCTAAGCAATAACGGGGCTTTAGCTTGTGTATGGGATGTGCCTTTGCTTTACGAAGCAGGTTTTGACAAATTTGTGGATGAGGTTTGGGTGGTGTGGGTACCCCGTGACATACAAATTTCCCGTGTTCTTGCGCGGGACAAGCTCAGTCTTGACGAGGTGGAAGCCCGAATATCTGCCCAAGGCTCGTTAGAGGAAAAACGTCAGAGAGCGGATATTGTCATCGACAATTCGGGGAGCGAGAGTCAAACGACAGCTCAGCTTGAAGATGCTTGGGAAAAATTGCTGCAAAGACAAACGGATTATCAATCATAA
- the ytaF gene encoding sporulation membrane protein YtaF, which yields MGVALLMAVALSLDGFGVGLAYGLRRIRIPINSLIAIAMCTVLAMGISMLFGGWVTLWFELIQARLLGASILLTLGIFQLGKAIWNHKKEAFPEAVPAMAMAQPNPVLEPVFRFQLRFFGLVIQVLRTPDIADIDGSGVISLRESFLLGCALAVDAFASGIGAAMAGMTISVIGIVALTQIMMLRLGQQMAGKIPVNWTNIAEYLPGAVLILIGLGKLI from the coding sequence ATGGGTGTAGCTTTACTTATGGCAGTGGCTTTAAGTTTGGATGGATTTGGAGTCGGATTGGCGTATGGGTTGCGCCGTATTCGTATTCCCATCAATTCACTTATTGCTATTGCAATGTGTACAGTTCTGGCAATGGGAATATCCATGCTCTTTGGTGGTTGGGTTACGTTATGGTTTGAGTTAATACAGGCACGTTTGCTGGGGGCTTCAATTTTGCTGACCTTAGGGATTTTTCAATTAGGGAAAGCAATCTGGAACCATAAAAAAGAAGCGTTTCCGGAAGCAGTTCCTGCGATGGCTATGGCCCAGCCCAATCCGGTTTTAGAGCCTGTATTCCGGTTTCAATTGCGTTTTTTCGGTTTAGTAATTCAGGTACTTAGAACGCCGGATATTGCCGATATTGATGGTTCCGGAGTCATTAGCCTGCGTGAGAGCTTTTTATTGGGGTGTGCTCTGGCAGTCGATGCTTTTGCCAGCGGAATAGGTGCTGCAATGGCGGGAATGACCATATCCGTTATTGGGATTGTGGCTTTAACACAAATTATGATGCTGCGTTTAGGTCAGCAAATGGCTGGCAAGATACCGGTTAACTGGACAAATATTGCGGAGTATTTGCCGGGCGCGGTATTAATCTTAATCGGTCTAGGAAAATTGATCTGA
- a CDS encoding ABC-F family ATP-binding cassette domain-containing protein: protein MSVLFCRDCGVDISGEPLFRRISLALENGEKAALVGPNGAGKTTLIRACLGDVRLESGEAQILGSYGYLPQTPIVEDEGTVFECVIQERADLLQMQEQLRELEDKMASTPSEKVMDQYAALTESFERQGGYALEALVRRILAGLGLEAEVNSQVARLSGGQKTRLALCKLLLRAPELLILDEPTNHLDIAAMEWLEGYLRDYPGALLIVSHDRYFLDRTVTRVFCLENGGLKGYTGNYSEYELLKVLEAKTLGREAERLANKIAKLEEYVRRNKAGVNSKQARGRESQLQKLKPIQVAKTELGLSISLGNGGRSGNRVLLIEDLSISFGSRTLFSNVQLDLRRGDKVALLGKNGVGKTTILKAILHQVPVKGTIRLGANVKIAYYSQEHENLGTTGTVMDEIRNVSKLKDPEIRNLLARYGFRKDDVFKLISVLSGGEKSRLALCKLFLEQGNLLLLDEPTNHLDAETRGVLEDALQEYEGTVLVVSHDRYFLDKVVNKIAELTPQGLLLFEGDYTGFKDYKQQEEANLVPIERSSKPSNLDQQESRNLAREKKRLKQLELEIEELEEALQSLEEELAMAGTNYELAMKLHNECENVKQRRDNALEEWIAGND, encoded by the coding sequence ATGAGTGTTTTATTTTGCCGGGATTGCGGCGTTGATATATCGGGTGAGCCGCTTTTTCGGCGGATTAGTCTTGCCTTAGAAAATGGAGAAAAGGCAGCCTTGGTTGGTCCCAATGGAGCGGGTAAGACGACCCTGATTCGGGCTTGTTTAGGAGATGTGCGCTTAGAAAGCGGAGAAGCTCAAATTCTGGGTTCTTATGGATATCTGCCCCAGACTCCCATCGTAGAGGACGAGGGGACCGTTTTTGAGTGCGTAATCCAAGAACGGGCAGATTTACTGCAAATGCAGGAACAACTGCGTGAGCTGGAAGATAAAATGGCTTCCACGCCTAGTGAGAAAGTCATGGATCAATATGCAGCCTTAACTGAATCATTTGAACGCCAAGGAGGGTACGCTTTAGAAGCTTTGGTCAGAAGAATCCTGGCGGGACTGGGGCTTGAAGCGGAGGTTAATTCTCAGGTTGCGAGGCTGAGCGGAGGACAGAAGACAAGGTTGGCTTTGTGCAAGCTTTTGCTTAGAGCGCCCGAACTTTTGATTTTAGATGAGCCAACGAATCATTTGGACATCGCTGCAATGGAGTGGCTTGAAGGATATCTGCGGGATTATCCAGGTGCCCTGCTGATAGTTTCTCATGACCGCTACTTCTTAGATCGTACTGTTACGCGGGTTTTTTGCCTGGAAAACGGCGGGTTAAAAGGATATACGGGGAACTATTCGGAATACGAATTACTGAAAGTGTTAGAAGCAAAAACTTTAGGCCGGGAAGCCGAGCGTTTAGCGAATAAGATTGCTAAACTTGAGGAGTATGTCCGCAGAAATAAAGCTGGGGTTAATTCCAAGCAGGCTCGTGGACGTGAAAGTCAGTTGCAGAAACTTAAACCGATTCAGGTTGCCAAGACGGAACTCGGACTTTCTATTTCATTGGGAAATGGAGGACGAAGTGGAAATCGCGTTCTTTTAATAGAAGACCTCTCGATTTCCTTTGGTTCCCGAACGCTTTTTTCGAATGTTCAATTAGATCTGAGACGGGGAGATAAAGTAGCCCTATTGGGCAAAAATGGCGTAGGAAAAACCACCATTCTGAAGGCGATTCTTCATCAGGTTCCAGTAAAGGGAACGATTCGTTTGGGAGCGAATGTGAAAATTGCTTATTACTCACAGGAACATGAAAATTTAGGCACGACCGGAACTGTGATGGATGAGATCCGCAATGTCTCTAAATTGAAAGACCCGGAAATTCGAAATCTGCTGGCACGCTATGGTTTTCGAAAAGATGATGTTTTTAAATTGATTTCCGTACTGAGCGGCGGAGAGAAGAGCCGTTTGGCTTTATGCAAGCTTTTTTTAGAGCAAGGAAATTTACTTTTGCTGGATGAGCCGACCAATCACCTGGATGCGGAAACCCGGGGAGTGTTGGAGGACGCTCTTCAGGAATACGAAGGAACCGTACTCGTAGTTTCTCATGATCGCTACTTTTTAGATAAGGTTGTGAACAAGATTGCTGAACTCACACCACAGGGGCTGTTGCTTTTTGAGGGAGATTATACTGGGTTCAAGGATTATAAGCAACAAGAGGAAGCGAATCTTGTCCCCATCGAACGGAGTTCAAAGCCAAGTAACCTGGATCAGCAGGAAAGCCGCAATTTGGCACGTGAAAAAAAGCGGCTGAAGCAACTTGAGCTGGAAATTGAGGAGTTAGAAGAAGCTCTCCAATCTTTGGAAGAGGAACTTGCTATGGCGGGTACTAATTATGAATTGGCCATGAAACTCCATAATGAGTGCGAAAACGTTAAGCAGCGGAGAGATAATGCCCTAGAAGAATGGATTGCTGGAAATGATTGA
- a CDS encoding DUF2809 domain-containing protein: MTPKRNVITYSFLSVTVMILGLCARGFSVYFPGWINLYLGDALWALMVFFLLGLLFRSRETRWVAVGALLFSFAIEFSQLYHSPGVDLLRKTRLGGLVLGYGFLWSDLISYTAGIGIGILIEIRVLHSYRLD; encoded by the coding sequence TTGACACCTAAACGAAATGTAATCACCTATTCTTTCCTGAGTGTCACGGTTATGATACTTGGTTTATGCGCCAGAGGTTTTTCTGTCTATTTTCCGGGCTGGATTAATCTGTATTTAGGTGATGCCCTATGGGCGCTTATGGTCTTTTTCTTACTGGGACTTCTATTCAGGAGCAGGGAAACAAGATGGGTTGCGGTAGGCGCGCTCCTTTTTTCCTTTGCTATTGAATTCAGTCAATTGTACCATTCCCCTGGGGTTGATTTATTAAGAAAGACCAGGCTCGGCGGACTGGTTCTAGGTTATGGATTCTTGTGGAGTGATTTAATTTCCTATACGGCGGGAATTGGGATCGGAATCCTAATTGAGATTAGAGTTTTGCATTCTTACAGATTGGATTAA
- the mutM gene encoding bifunctional DNA-formamidopyrimidine glycosylase/DNA-(apurinic or apyrimidinic site) lyase, producing MPELPEVETIRRTLAQHVTGLEIREIKLIWSSAVCGWEDQSFEYLVTGRRIKTIDRRGKYLLIRLDEDLTLIAHMRMTGRLNYYAESQEPEKHTHVVFQLEHGEVHFSDVRKFGRIQAIPTQLCISGSSLCKLGPEPLEAEFTPEVLKERFGKKTLSLKAALLDQHVLAGLGNIYVDESLFQAGISPERGVDTLSEEEISRLHGAIRNVLQAGIDAQGTSFRDYRDANGEKGSFERALQVYGRGGEPCKLCGQALERIRLAGRTTVFCSKCQR from the coding sequence ATGCCGGAATTACCTGAGGTTGAAACCATTCGACGAACATTAGCCCAGCACGTTACTGGTTTAGAGATTAGAGAAATAAAACTTATCTGGTCCTCTGCAGTCTGCGGTTGGGAAGATCAATCATTTGAATACCTGGTCACTGGTCGAAGAATTAAAACCATAGACCGCCGCGGTAAATACCTTTTAATTCGGCTGGATGAAGATTTGACCCTAATAGCTCATATGAGGATGACTGGGCGCTTGAATTATTACGCGGAAAGTCAAGAGCCGGAGAAGCATACTCATGTTGTTTTTCAATTGGAACATGGAGAAGTGCATTTCTCAGATGTGCGGAAATTCGGGCGTATTCAGGCGATACCAACTCAGCTTTGTATAAGCGGATCATCTTTATGTAAACTAGGTCCTGAGCCCTTGGAGGCAGAATTCACACCTGAAGTCTTAAAGGAACGTTTCGGGAAGAAAACCCTCTCCCTAAAAGCGGCCTTGCTCGATCAGCATGTGCTGGCAGGTTTGGGCAACATCTATGTAGATGAATCTCTTTTTCAAGCAGGAATATCTCCCGAACGCGGAGTAGATACTTTATCCGAGGAGGAAATCTCCAGACTCCATGGTGCTATTCGAAATGTGCTTCAAGCGGGAATCGATGCTCAGGGCACCTCTTTTCGGGATTATCGGGATGCCAATGGAGAAAAAGGATCCTTTGAACGGGCCTTGCAAGTGTACGGGCGGGGCGGGGAACCGTGTAAGCTGTGCGGGCAGGCGCTGGAACGAATTCGTCTTGCCGGCCGGACGACGGTCTTTTGTTCCAAGTGCCAGAGGTAG
- a CDS encoding FlxA-like family protein: MNISSVSSTSNSSYISSNDNTAKQITDRIKELQNQIKTVNQSEDSEKVKQEKIQLLQAQISQLQAQIQAKQSTPSNEISNRVQATESATILSNNAIDIRA; encoded by the coding sequence ATGAACATTTCCTCAGTTTCTTCAACATCTAATAGTTCTTATATCTCAAGTAATGATAATACCGCAAAGCAAATCACGGATCGTATCAAAGAACTTCAGAATCAAATCAAAACTGTGAATCAAAGTGAGGACAGCGAAAAAGTCAAACAGGAAAAGATTCAACTATTACAAGCTCAAATAAGCCAACTTCAAGCACAAATCCAAGCAAAACAGTCTACCCCAAGCAATGAAATTAGTAATCGTGTACAAGCAACAGAGTCTGCAACTATTCTAAGCAATAACGCCATTGATATTCGGGCCTAA
- the polA gene encoding DNA polymerase I — MPRMVILDGNSLANRAFYALPPLTTADGRPTNVLHGFLTMLFRLEQEQHPDYWVVAFDKTKATVRIEQYAGYKAQRKETPEGLRPQFDYLKEILTEMDVPMLELAGYEADDLIAAITKQAEAQGMEIQIYTGDKDALQLISPRTTVFLTKKGISEVEPYDETALWERYQLRPHQIIDLKGLMGDTSDNIPGVPGIGEKTALKLLWEFETVEGVLANVDKVSGKKVQSNLKEYTDQAILSKKLATMLTEVPIGFSCDDFVHRRSIAAKVLPVLQKYDLKSVTRLWQERHKDDEEIPGGSPEEVLENWPERVLTEEEWLMQIEQWQSKNIPLTLACRYEGTGLQGGRWLEWGVAAQGETFTLIREEASEKVCEAWLQLMGSERVPKTLADSKTVALLLANEGISLKRSVLDLSLASYLIQSSRPKFAPLDLVKEYFPTQPAFRNVAEEAAALAQVAPKFEKEIHFLGLARLLHEVEEPLSLVLAQVERHGIGIDSEQLKVFGEGISLTLRELEQEIYALAEETFNINSPKQLGTILFEKLGLPTAKKTKTGYSTDAETLEELRNAHPVVAKILDYRQLNKLMSTYVNGLLAQAKEGRIHTTFQQTVTTTGRLSSTEPNLQNIPIRLEQGRQLRKVFHPTEPGWVLLSADYSQIELRILAHYSQDPLLCESFSLGQDVHTRTAAEVFGISLNEVTSDMRRSAKAVNFGLVYGLTEFGLSRDLGIPRKESKFYIEQYFKRYGGVKRYLEDVVTQAKKEGQVRTLLNRLRRIPELLHSNRVKRQFGERIAMNTPVQGTAADIMKLAMLKVAEGLAPYRAAMLLQVHDELLLQVAPEDLEKVAHMLKDKMENAFTLSVPMTVECKVGTNWYDMQPFKPID, encoded by the coding sequence ATGCCGCGGATGGTGATTTTAGACGGAAACAGTCTTGCAAATCGCGCCTTTTATGCTCTCCCGCCGCTAACGACGGCCGATGGGAGACCGACGAATGTTTTGCATGGTTTTCTGACCATGCTCTTTCGCTTAGAGCAAGAGCAACATCCGGATTATTGGGTGGTGGCTTTCGATAAAACAAAGGCAACTGTTCGGATTGAGCAATATGCCGGTTATAAAGCGCAGCGCAAAGAAACCCCGGAGGGACTGCGTCCGCAATTTGATTATCTAAAAGAAATACTGACAGAAATGGATGTTCCCATGCTTGAACTGGCGGGCTACGAAGCGGATGACCTGATAGCTGCCATAACCAAACAAGCGGAAGCGCAAGGTATGGAGATTCAGATATATACCGGGGATAAAGATGCACTGCAGCTTATTTCACCCAGGACAACTGTTTTCCTTACTAAGAAAGGCATCAGCGAAGTTGAACCTTATGATGAAACAGCGTTATGGGAACGCTACCAACTGCGTCCTCATCAAATCATTGATCTTAAGGGTCTGATGGGTGATACCTCGGATAATATCCCTGGGGTTCCAGGAATCGGAGAGAAAACCGCGCTGAAATTACTCTGGGAATTTGAAACGGTCGAAGGGGTTTTGGCGAATGTGGATAAAGTCTCCGGGAAAAAGGTGCAGAGTAATCTGAAGGAGTATACCGATCAGGCTATTCTCAGCAAAAAGTTAGCAACCATGCTGACAGAGGTTCCGATCGGGTTTTCCTGCGATGATTTTGTTCACCGGCGTTCCATAGCAGCCAAAGTACTTCCTGTCTTGCAGAAATATGATCTCAAGAGTGTAACCCGTTTATGGCAGGAACGGCATAAGGATGACGAAGAAATCCCTGGCGGAAGTCCGGAAGAGGTCTTAGAAAACTGGCCAGAACGGGTATTGACTGAAGAAGAATGGCTTATGCAGATTGAACAATGGCAATCGAAAAACATCCCACTTACCCTGGCCTGCCGATATGAAGGAACCGGTTTGCAAGGGGGGCGCTGGCTGGAATGGGGAGTGGCCGCCCAAGGTGAGACCTTTACATTGATACGTGAAGAGGCATCTGAAAAAGTTTGCGAAGCTTGGCTGCAATTGATGGGAAGCGAGCGGGTTCCTAAAACTTTAGCGGACAGTAAAACCGTGGCCTTATTACTGGCTAACGAAGGTATAAGCTTGAAACGTTCCGTCTTAGATCTAAGCCTTGCCTCATATCTGATTCAATCCTCACGTCCGAAATTTGCTCCCTTGGATTTGGTCAAAGAATACTTCCCGACCCAACCGGCCTTCAGGAATGTTGCTGAAGAAGCGGCTGCCTTAGCTCAAGTTGCTCCAAAGTTTGAAAAAGAAATTCACTTCCTCGGACTTGCGCGCCTGCTCCATGAAGTCGAAGAACCTTTAAGCCTGGTGCTTGCCCAAGTGGAAAGGCATGGAATTGGGATTGACTCTGAGCAATTAAAGGTTTTTGGTGAAGGAATAAGCCTGACTCTAAGGGAGTTGGAGCAGGAGATCTATGCTCTCGCTGAGGAAACTTTTAATATTAATTCCCCCAAACAATTAGGCACCATTCTTTTTGAAAAGTTAGGTCTGCCGACCGCGAAGAAGACGAAAACGGGTTATTCGACAGATGCGGAAACCTTAGAAGAACTGCGCAACGCTCACCCTGTCGTGGCTAAGATACTTGACTACCGGCAGTTGAATAAATTGATGTCTACTTATGTAAACGGTCTGCTTGCTCAAGCGAAGGAGGGGCGGATTCACACCACCTTTCAACAAACCGTGACCACCACCGGTCGTTTGTCGAGTACGGAACCCAATTTGCAGAACATCCCGATCCGGCTTGAACAAGGACGTCAGCTCAGAAAAGTTTTTCATCCCACCGAACCTGGATGGGTGTTGCTGTCTGCTGATTATTCCCAAATTGAGCTTCGGATTTTAGCCCATTATTCTCAAGATCCTCTTTTATGCGAATCGTTCTCCCTGGGACAGGATGTCCACACCCGAACTGCGGCGGAAGTCTTTGGCATCTCACTTAATGAAGTGACTTCGGACATGAGACGAAGTGCCAAAGCGGTCAATTTTGGCTTGGTATACGGTTTAACAGAGTTTGGCCTTTCCAGGGATTTAGGAATTCCTCGCAAAGAATCGAAGTTTTACATTGAGCAATATTTTAAACGCTATGGCGGAGTCAAACGATATCTGGAGGATGTGGTGACCCAGGCGAAAAAAGAGGGACAAGTGCGCACCTTGCTGAATAGACTGCGGCGGATTCCGGAGTTGCTTCATTCCAACCGCGTTAAACGTCAATTTGGAGAACGGATTGCTATGAACACACCGGTGCAAGGTACTGCTGCTGATATTATGAAATTAGCCATGCTTAAAGTGGCGGAAGGATTGGCGCCATATCGGGCGGCGATGCTTCTCCAAGTCCATGATGAGCTTTTGCTTCAGGTGGCTCCTGAGGATCTGGAGAAGGTTGCTCATATGCTGAAAGATAAAATGGAAAATGCCTTCACACTGTCGGTGCCAATGACGGTGGAATGCAAGGTGGGAACGAATTGGTATGATATGCAGCCATTTAAGCCGATAGATTAA